DNA from Microbacterium sp. SORGH_AS_0969:
CGGGCAGCGCGGCGTGAGAGACCGAGATGGACGCGGGCGACCTCGGTCAGCTGCGCGCCCATCCGTAGGGCCGGGTTGAAGGTCGAGCCCGGGTCCTGGTAGACCAAGCCGACCTCGCGCGCGAGGCGCGAACGATGCTTGTTCGACAGGAGGTCGAGGTCGCCGAGGCGGAGGACCTCGGCATCCACTCGCACCCCGTCGGCCTGAAGTCGCGCGAGGGACATCGCCGTCATCGACTTGCCCGAACCGGACTCGCCGACGAGCCCCAGGATCTCTCCTGCGCCGATCTCGAACGAGATGCCGCCGACGAGCGTCTTGCCGCTCGGGGCGGTCACGGTGAGCGCGCGTACCTCGACGAGGGCGTCGGTGTGCACCGAGGTTCCGCGGGGCGTGCGACGTGCGGCGGAGGCACGTGAGGTGCGCGAGCTGCGGGGGTCGAGCCAGATCGCGAGGCCGTCGCCGGTGAGCATCGCCGCGACGCCGGTGAAGACGAGCATGACGGAGGGGCCGACGACCTGCATCGGCTGCGAGTACACGGCGGGGAGGCCCTCGTTGAGCAGACGCCCCCAGTCGAACTCGGGGCTCTGCACGCCGAGGCCGACGAACGACAGGCTCGAGATGTCGAGCAGGGTCAGGGCGAAGCTCGACGCGATGAGCACGAGGAGCGGGCCCGAGATGTTCGGCAGCAGGTGCCGGCTGAACAGACGCAGGCGGGGGACGCCGAGCAGACGAGCGGTGCCGACGAAGTCGCGCGTCGCGACGGAACCGGTCATGTTCGAGGTGATGCGCGCGAAGCTCGGGACGCCGGCGAGGGTGATCGCGATGATCGCCGGAACGGTGCCGGCGCCGAGGATCGCCGCGATCACGAGCGCGAGGATCAGCGAGGGGAACGCGACGGTCGAGTCGACGATGCGCAGCACGACGTCGCGCACCCGGCGGCTTCCCACCCAGATCAGTCCGCCGATGAGCACTCCGAGGACGACCGATCCGATCGTGGCCGCGGTGGCCATGAGCAGGGTCAGACGCGTGGCGACGAGCGTGCGGGCGAGCACGTCGCGTCCGAGGTCGTCGGTGCCGAGCAGGTGCGCGGGCGAGGGTGGCATCCGGGTGTCGGCCGTGACGGTCGTGGCGCTCGCTCCCCAGACGATCGGGGCGACGACCGCGATGACGACGAGCACGGCGAGCATGATCGCGCCGGCGATGAGGGATGCCGGGATCCGGCGTCGGCGGTCAGACATGGGTGGGTCCTCCCAGGGTGCGCGGGTCGATGAGGCCGAGGACCACATCGATCACCAGGTTGATGAGGATGGCGAGCGCGCCCACCGTGAGGACGATCCCCTGGATGACGGGGAAGTCGCGGAAGATGATCGCCTGCACGACCTCGAGGCCGAGGCCCGGGAGGCTGAACACCGTCTCGATGACGATCGCGCCGCCGAGCATGCTCGCGAGGATGAGCCCGGTCAGGGTGAGGGTGCTCGCCATGAGGTTGGGCAGGGCGTGTCGGATGTAGAGCCGTGCCGCGCTCAGTCGGCGGCCGCGGGCCGTGCGCATGTAGTCCTGGTGCAGGACGGAGTAGGTCTCTTGCACGACCACGCGTGCGACGGCGAAGGTCGGGCCGAGAGCGAGAGCGGCGATCGGGAGGATGTAGGCGTTGGACGTCGCCGCCCCGCCCGCGGGGAGCACCTTCAGCCAGATCGCGAACACGACCACCAGCAGGGTGCCGGCGACGTAGGCGGGGAACGAGGCGAAGAAGCCCGCGAGCGTCCCGAAGCCGACGGACAGCCACGGGCGACGCCCACTGCGGGTGAGCACGCCGATCGTCATCCCGACCGGGATGGCGACGAGGATGACGACGAGGATCGCGCCGATCGCGGTCGTGGCCGTGTAGGGCAGCTTCGTCGCGATGGTCGTGGTGACGGGGGTGTTGTAGCGGAAGCTCTGGCCGAGGTCGAGAGTGATGAGACCGTGGAGGTAGTCGAGGAACTGCACCGGCAGAGGGTCGTTCAGGTGAAGGCGCTCGCGGAGAGCCGCGACGGCATCGGCCGAGGCGTTGGGGCCGAGGATCGCGATCGCGGGGTCACCGGGGATCAACGGGACGATCAGAAAGGTGAGGAGCACCAACAACCCGAGCGACAGCACGAGGCCCCCGAGACGGCGGAGGGCGAACGCGCCCCACCCGCTGCCCCCGCCCCGCCGGCGCACCGGTGCGGCGGGGGCCTCGGCGATCACCGAGAGATCGACGCCCGACATCAGTCCGCCGTGGTCCCGGTCAGGACGACACCGCGGGCGAGAGGAGCCTGGCGGTGCTGCCAGTCGAAGATCGGCTCGAGCTCGGCGCCGAGGCGGAGCAGCGTGGCCTCGTCGTAGGGCGCCCCCACGAGCTGGGCACCCAGCGGCATCCCGTTCGCTCCCGTGTGCACGGGCAGCGAGAGTGCCGGGAGGCCCGAGATGTTGCAGAACGCGGTGAACGAGATCGTCGAGAACTCGGTGAGCCGCTCGCCCGCGGGGTCGTTGTTCGCCTCGTCATAGACAGAGCCGACCAGGGGAGTGGGGACGGCAGTGGTCGGGGTGAGCAGCACATCGAAGTCGCGACCCCACTGGGCGTTCACCCGGCGGGTCTCGATCTGCAGCAGGACGGCGATCTCGGCGTACTCTCCCGCGTGGAACGATGCCGCCCGGTCGTAGCGGTACCGGATGTAGGTGTCGAGCTTGTCGGCATCCTCGATGGGCGAGGCCCAGGTCGAGGCACTGATGACGAGGTCGGCGAATCCGCGGGTGGCGCGCTCCGAGAAGAGGAACGGCGAGACGGGCGTGACATGGTGGCCGAGGCTCTCGAGCGCTCGCGCGGCCACCAGAGCCGCCTCGCGATTCTCGGGGTGCACGTCGACGCCGGTGGGTGCCTCGAGGAGCAGGCCGATGCGAAGGCGGGGTCCGGTGGTGCGGATCTCTTCGAGATAGGGCCGGATGGGCGCGGGCGCCGAGTACCACCCGAGCGGGTCGAGGCGGGCGAGCGCGTCGAGCACCCCCGCGGCGTCTTCGATCGTGCGCGTGATCGCGCCCTCGGTGGTGGAGTGCTCCCACGCGCGCACGTCATTGGGAATGCGGCCGCGGCTCGGCTTCAGCCCGACGAGGCCGGTGGCCGCGGACGGCACGCGGATCGACCCGCCGCCGTCCGAGGCGTTGGCGATCGGCGCGATGTCGGCCGCGACGGCGGACGACGCGCCTCCTGACGAGCCGCCCGAGGTGTAGTCGAGGTTCCACGGGTTGCGGGTCTTGCCGTGACGGGCGTTCTCGGTCGCGGTCAGCGCCCCGAACTCGGGGCTGTTCGACCGGCCGAACAGCACGAAGCCGGCCTCTTCGATGAGATCGACGGTGACCTCGTTCGCCTCGGCGGGGCGCTCCTCGACCGACATCGACGAGAAGGTGAGGGGCTGGTCACGGACGGCGACCAGGTCTTTGATCGGCATGGGCACCCCCTCGAACGGTCGGGAGGTGTCACCGCGGCGGATGCGGTCGTCGGACTCGCGCGCGCGGCGGAGGACGTCGTCGCGGTCGATCCACACGATCGCGTTCACGGCGGGGTTCACCGCGTCGAGACGGTCGAGGTAGTGCTGAGCAGCCTCGACGGCCGAGACCTCACCGGAGCGGATCTTCCGGGCGAGCTCGGTGGCGGAGATGGAGGAGGAGATCATGAGGGGTCCTTTCGGGATGCCGAGCCCTGAGGCCCGGCATCCCTGTCGGCGTTACTTCGAGATACGGAAGAGGGGGTCGTCGAGCGCTCCGCCGAGCATCTGCACGGTGAAGCCGGGACGCGAGGCGTAGATGAACGCGTCGTTGAGCAGCGGCAGCGTGTCGGAGCGGCTGACCAGCGCCTGGACCGTCTCGTCGAGGGCGGCGCAGCGTGCGGTCTCGTCGGTCGCGCTGTTGGCGGCGGCGAAGCTCGTCTCGGCGCCGGTGTTGGCGACCGCGCCGAAGTTCGTGCCGCCCCCCTCGAGCGTGGGACCGGTGAGGTTCAGCAGGGGGCTCGCGAGCGAGCCGAGGAAGTTGAGGTCGGCGAAGACCGTCATGTCCCAGTCGCCGGGCTTGGCGGCGACCGTGGTGATCCAGCTGCCGACATCGGTGTTGGTGAGGTCGACCTCGGCGCCTGCGGCACGCAGCGCTTCGGCGATGTACTCGTTGCCGGCACCGGCCGGGCCGATGATCGTCGGTGCCACGAGGCGGATCTTCGTGCCCGACAGCGCCGCGGTGGCAGCGGCCACGTCCTGCGAGGGGATGTCGATGTTCGAGCCGCTGACGCACGAGACGCTGTCGGCTCCGAGGGAGGTGAGCACCGTGCCCGTGTCCTGCGAGGTGACGTTGCCGAACATGGAGCGATCGATCGCCTGGATGACGCCCTTCCGCAGTCCCTCGTCGGTGAAGGGGCTCCCTTCGCGCTCGTTGAAGATGAGGTAGCTGTCCGAGAACGGGTTGACGGTGACGGTGTAACCCGTCTGGCCCTGGAACCGGTCGCGGGTCGTTGCCTGGATCTTGCCGATGTCGAGCTGACCGCCGAGGATGAGGTTCGCCGTGGCGGTGGAATCGGGCGACACCGTGTAGGTGAGGTTCGTCGCGGGAGAGCCGGTGACCGAGCTGGTCCAGGCCGGCCACGCCGAGTAGTCGCCACGCAGCGTGTAGTCGTAGCTCACCCCGGGCTGGAAGGTCTTCAGCGTGTACGGACCCGACTCGCTGCCCTTCACCGTGCCCGCGGCGAGACCGGCGGGGTCGGCGAGGCCGGCGGGGCAGATGATGCCGCTGCTCGCGACCGACATCGCGTCGACCATGTACGGCCACGGGTTGGCGATGTCGACCGTGACCGTGCCGGCGGCGTCGTCCGCGGTGATGGTCGGGGTGTTGCCGGGGCCGAACGTGTAGACGACCTGCGTCGAACCGCTGGCGGGCCGGGCGAAGTAGTCGAGGGAGTTCTTGACGATCGTCGGCGTGATCTTCGTGCCGTCGGAGCACGTGGCATCCGCTCGGATCGTGAAGACGGCCTGCGTCGGGGTCGACGTCCATTTCGTCGCGAGACCGGGCACCAGACCGCTCGCGTCGCGGCGTACGAGGGTGTCGTAGGAGCTGCGCGCGAGCAGGAAGTCCGGGAGCGAGGTGGCCAGCGTCGGGTCGAAGGTGGCCGGGATGTCGATGGTC
Protein-coding regions in this window:
- a CDS encoding ABC transporter substrate-binding protein; this translates as MKTRHGVIAATLALTVAFATAGCTTTGGDATATYTDTIRTTIDIPATFDPTLATSLPDFLLARSSYDTLVRRDASGLVPGLATKWTSTPTQAVFTIRADATCSDGTKITPTIVKNSLDYFARPASGSTQVVYTFGPGNTPTITADDAAGTVTVDIANPWPYMVDAMSVASSGIICPAGLADPAGLAAGTVKGSESGPYTLKTFQPGVSYDYTLRGDYSAWPAWTSSVTGSPATNLTYTVSPDSTATANLILGGQLDIGKIQATTRDRFQGQTGYTVTVNPFSDSYLIFNEREGSPFTDEGLRKGVIQAIDRSMFGNVTSQDTGTVLTSLGADSVSCVSGSNIDIPSQDVAAATAALSGTKIRLVAPTIIGPAGAGNEYIAEALRAAGAEVDLTNTDVGSWITTVAAKPGDWDMTVFADLNFLGSLASPLLNLTGPTLEGGGTNFGAVANTGAETSFAAANSATDETARCAALDETVQALVSRSDTLPLLNDAFIYASRPGFTVQMLGGALDDPLFRISK
- a CDS encoding amidase, with the protein product MISSSISATELARKIRSGEVSAVEAAQHYLDRLDAVNPAVNAIVWIDRDDVLRRARESDDRIRRGDTSRPFEGVPMPIKDLVAVRDQPLTFSSMSVEERPAEANEVTVDLIEEAGFVLFGRSNSPEFGALTATENARHGKTRNPWNLDYTSGGSSGGASSAVAADIAPIANASDGGGSIRVPSAATGLVGLKPSRGRIPNDVRAWEHSTTEGAITRTIEDAAGVLDALARLDPLGWYSAPAPIRPYLEEIRTTGPRLRIGLLLEAPTGVDVHPENREAALVAARALESLGHHVTPVSPFLFSERATRGFADLVISASTWASPIEDADKLDTYIRYRYDRAASFHAGEYAEIAVLLQIETRRVNAQWGRDFDVLLTPTTAVPTPLVGSVYDEANNDPAGERLTEFSTISFTAFCNISGLPALSLPVHTGANGMPLGAQLVGAPYDEATLLRLGAELEPIFDWQHRQAPLARGVVLTGTTAD
- a CDS encoding ABC transporter permease subunit, with the translated sequence MSDRRRRIPASLIAGAIMLAVLVVIAVVAPIVWGASATTVTADTRMPPSPAHLLGTDDLGRDVLARTLVATRLTLLMATAATIGSVVLGVLIGGLIWVGSRRVRDVVLRIVDSTVAFPSLILALVIAAILGAGTVPAIIAITLAGVPSFARITSNMTGSVATRDFVGTARLLGVPRLRLFSRHLLPNISGPLLVLIASSFALTLLDISSLSFVGLGVQSPEFDWGRLLNEGLPAVYSQPMQVVGPSVMLVFTGVAAMLTGDGLAIWLDPRSSRTSRASAARRTPRGTSVHTDALVEVRALTVTAPSGKTLVGGISFEIGAGEILGLVGESGSGKSMTAMSLARLQADGVRVDAEVLRLGDLDLLSNKHRSRLAREVGLVYQDPGSTFNPALRMGAQLTEVARVHLGLSRRAARDRLRDGLGEMRIREPRTVMGQHPFQLSGGMLQRARRSPARW
- a CDS encoding ABC transporter permease, encoding MSGVDLSVIAEAPAAPVRRRGGGSGWGAFALRRLGGLVLSLGLLVLLTFLIVPLIPGDPAIAILGPNASADAVAALRERLHLNDPLPVQFLDYLHGLITLDLGQSFRYNTPVTTTIATKLPYTATTAIGAILVVILVAIPVGMTIGVLTRSGRRPWLSVGFGTLAGFFASFPAYVAGTLLVVVFAIWLKVLPAGGAATSNAYILPIAALALGPTFAVARVVVQETYSVLHQDYMRTARGRRLSAARLYIRHALPNLMASTLTLTGLILASMLGGAIVIETVFSLPGLGLEVVQAIIFRDFPVIQGIVLTVGALAILINLVIDVVLGLIDPRTLGGPTHV